The DNA segment TGAAAGCTGCCTCTGACCTAGAGCTGCCGCTGGTTGCCGTTGGTCTGCTGTTCCGGGATGGTTATTTTCACCAGTATCTTGATCAAAATGGCTGGCAGCAGGAAGGCTATCAGGAAACCGATCTTTTTTATCTGCCCATCGGCAAGGCCAAGGACAGCAACGGCAATCAGATAATCATTTCAGTTGCCGGCCCTCAAGGTGATATCAAAGCGACTATCTGGAAAGCCAAAGCCGGCCGGATCACCCTTTACCTGCTGGATGCCAATATCCCGGAAAACAGTCCCGAAATCCGTGACATTACCGCCAGGCTCTACAGCGGTGAATCGATAACCCGCTTGGCCCAGGAAATTCTGCTGGGCATCGGCGGCATAAGGGCTCTGAAGGCAATGGATATACGGCCAAAAGTCTGCCATATGAATGAGGGCCATTCAGCCTTTTGCAGCATAGAACGACTGGCTGAGTGCATCGAAACCCACCAGGTTGACATCAAAACCGCCTTGGAAATAGTTCCACGGACTATGGTGTTCACTACCCACACCCCGGTAGCCGCCGGCCATGATGAGTTCCCTCCCTCCATGGTCAGGCCCTACTTTATCCCTCTCCAGGAACGGCTGGGAGCCACCGCCGATGAGATGCTCGCCTGGGGCCAGCAGGCCGGTTCCGGACCGGGCGGCTCCTTTTCCATGTTTATTCTTGCTCTTCGCATGGCACTTTACTGCAATGGCGTCAGCGAGCTGCACGGCAAGGTGGCCCGGCGGATGTGGTCCCACGTCTGGCCCAACCGGCCCGAGGATGAGATTCCCATCACCCACGTTACCAACGGTATTCATCTCACATCGTGGCTCTCCCATCGTAATTTCATGCTTTTTGAAAATTACCTGGGACCTGACTGGGAGATGCACCCCTGCGACCCCCAAGTAACAAAAAAAATTGATGATATTTATGACGAAGAGCTGTGGAATGCCCATCAGATGTGCCGTTCCCGCTTGATCAGCAACTGCCGTAAACTGATGGTCAAACAGTATAAACAGCGCAATGCTTCCAAAGCCGTGATGGAGCGCGCCGAATCAGTTCTTGACCAGGACATCCTGACCATTGCTTTTGCCCGCCGATTTGCCACCTACAAACGGGCAACCCTGCTTTTGAAGGATCCAGACCGACTGGAAGCACTGATAAATTCCCAAACCAAGCCGATACAATTGATTTTTGCCGGCAAAGCGCACCCCAAGGATAATGAGGGGAAAGAACTGATTAGAGCTCTTGTGACCTTTGCCAACCGCCCCAGTGTTCGGCATCGCTTTATTTTTCTGGAAGACTATGACATCAATATTGCCCGCCATCTGGTCCGCGGTGCCGATGTCTGGCTCAACACCCCCCGGCGTCCCTACGAAGCTTGCGGCACCTCCGGCATGAAAGCGGCTATCAACGGCGTCCTCAACTGCAGCATTCTTGACGGCTGGTGGTGTGAAGGATATGATGAACAGTGTGGCTGGCAAATCGGTGCCGGCGAAGACTACAATGACCCTGCCTACCAGGACATGGTGGAAAGTCAGGCCCTCTACAACGTCCTGGAAAATGAGGTCATCCCCTGTTTTTACGAACGCCGGGACGGCACCACTCCGACCCGATGGATTAAAATGATGAAAGAGTCCATGAAAATGGCCATGCAGAATTTCTGCAGCATTCGCATGGTGAACGAATATGAACAACGCTTTTATCGCGAGTTGGCCCAGAATCATGACCAATTGCTGGCAAACAACGGTCAAAACGCGATAACATTAGTGGAGAAGCATCAGCGCCTTCACAGGTTGTGGAGTGCTATTCATCTTGAACCGCCCATCCGCGACACCAAAGGGGCGTTCAAGGTGGAGGAAAATTTTGGCGCCAGTACGGTGGTTCATCTGGGGGAGATCAATCCCGATGAAGTCCTGGTGGAGCTGTATTACGGTCCCTCGCAATCACCGACGACCGTCAGTCCAGGATATACGATGCCAATGACCGTTAAGGAGGATCTTGGCAACGGTACCTACCGCTATGCCTGCACCTTCACCTGTGAAACGGCAGGCCGCTACGGCTTTACCGCCCGGGTTACGCCGGTAGGCGACCAGCGAATCAGGTTTGACACCGACTTCCTCACTTGGGCATGATGAAGACAACAACGCACAAGCCAACGGTCAGAAATAAGGCGTCATCAGCACCAACAACCGCTTGACGGCAGTACTGCACAGGAGGTACGACCATGTCCACCACCCGCAGAAATCCCCGGGTGCTCATTGTCACCCCGGAGGTTACCTACCTACCGCCTGGCATGGGTAATATTGCCAACCATCTGGCCGCCAAGGCCGGCGGCCTGGCAGATGTTTCAGCAGCCCTGATCAGCGCCCTGTTTGAACAGGGAGCTGATGTCCACGTGGCCCTGCCCGATTACCGAGCTCTGTTCAATGATCAATTACCGCCCCCCTTACGGCAGGAATGGAACACCATCCGCGAGCGGGTCCCGGACGACCGCCTCCATCTGGCCGAAGACCGGGCGTTCTATTATCGGAGCCAGGTCTACTCGAGCTACGGCTGGAAAAACATGCATATCAGTCTGGCCTTCCAACGGGAGGTTATCAACCACATCATACCCGAGGTACAGCCGGACCTGATCCATTGCAATGACTGGATGACCGGCCTTATCCCGGCCATGGCGCGGCGGCATGGGATACCCTGTCTGTTCACCATCCACAACATTCACACCGTCAAAACCACCATGGCTCATATTGAAGATCGAGGCATCGATACGGCTTCCTTCTGGCAGAATCTTTATTTCCAACAGATGTCCTATAGCTATGAAGAGACCCGGGAACATAATCCGGTGGATTTTCTCACCAGCGGCGTCTTTGCCGCCCATTTCGTCAACACCGTCAGCCCGACGTTCCTGCATGAAATCATTGACGGGCGGCATAATTTCGTTGAACCACAGCTGCAGCATGAATTGAGCAATAAATGGTACGCCGGCTGCGCCGCCGGGATTCTCAATGCCCCCGACCCCTCCTACAACCCGGCAACCGATGCTGAGCTGGGCTTCCCCTTCGACACCGGCAGTTTTACCGATGGCAAACGTCGGAACAAACGGTTGCTGCAGAAAACTGTCGGCCTGCGACAGGACGAGAATGCCCCCCTGTTTTTCTGGCCCTCACGACTTGATCCGGTGCAAAAAGGCTGTCAGCTGCTGGCGGACATTCTCTATGAAACTGTTTCGCGCTACTGGCAACAGAATCTACAGATTATTTTTGTCGCCAATGGTGACTTCCAACAGCATTTCAAGGATATTGTCAACTTCCATAAGCTCCATGACCGGGTGGCAGTCTGTCATTTCGATGAACAGCTCTCCCGTCAGGCCTACGGAGCTGCCGATTTCATTCTCATGCCCTCCCGCTTTGAGCCCTGTGGGCTGCCCCAGATGATCGGCCCCATCTACGGCACCCTGCCGGTGGCCCATAACACCGGTGGCATCCACGACACCGTTACCCAGCTCGATCACCGGAATAACCAGGGAAACGGCTTCCTCTTCGACTACTATGACGCCCCGGGCCTCTTCTGGGCCTGTGAACAGGCGATGAATTTCTACAACCAGCCGGCTGCGGTGAAGCAGACACAGATTGGTCGAATCATGAC comes from the Candidatus Anaeroferrophillus wilburensis genome and includes:
- the glgP gene encoding alpha-glucan family phosphorylase → ESFLAHLQRVQERFSQEVDKPADYTQTPYGDRNTIAYFSMEFGIHESLPLFAGGLGVLAGDHLKAASDLELPLVAVGLLFRDGYFHQYLDQNGWQQEGYQETDLFYLPIGKAKDSNGNQIIISVAGPQGDIKATIWKAKAGRITLYLLDANIPENSPEIRDITARLYSGESITRLAQEILLGIGGIRALKAMDIRPKVCHMNEGHSAFCSIERLAECIETHQVDIKTALEIVPRTMVFTTHTPVAAGHDEFPPSMVRPYFIPLQERLGATADEMLAWGQQAGSGPGGSFSMFILALRMALYCNGVSELHGKVARRMWSHVWPNRPEDEIPITHVTNGIHLTSWLSHRNFMLFENYLGPDWEMHPCDPQVTKKIDDIYDEELWNAHQMCRSRLISNCRKLMVKQYKQRNASKAVMERAESVLDQDILTIAFARRFATYKRATLLLKDPDRLEALINSQTKPIQLIFAGKAHPKDNEGKELIRALVTFANRPSVRHRFIFLEDYDINIARHLVRGADVWLNTPRRPYEACGTSGMKAAINGVLNCSILDGWWCEGYDEQCGWQIGAGEDYNDPAYQDMVESQALYNVLENEVIPCFYERRDGTTPTRWIKMMKESMKMAMQNFCSIRMVNEYEQRFYRELAQNHDQLLANNGQNAITLVEKHQRLHRLWSAIHLEPPIRDTKGAFKVEENFGASTVVHLGEINPDEVLVELYYGPSQSPTTVSPGYTMPMTVKEDLGNGTYRYACTFTCETAGRYGFTARVTPVGDQRIRFDTDFLTWA
- a CDS encoding glycogen/starch synthase; this translates as MSTTRRNPRVLIVTPEVTYLPPGMGNIANHLAAKAGGLADVSAALISALFEQGADVHVALPDYRALFNDQLPPPLRQEWNTIRERVPDDRLHLAEDRAFYYRSQVYSSYGWKNMHISLAFQREVINHIIPEVQPDLIHCNDWMTGLIPAMARRHGIPCLFTIHNIHTVKTTMAHIEDRGIDTASFWQNLYFQQMSYSYEETREHNPVDFLTSGVFAAHFVNTVSPTFLHEIIDGRHNFVEPQLQHELSNKWYAGCAAGILNAPDPSYNPATDAELGFPFDTGSFTDGKRRNKRLLQKTVGLRQDENAPLFFWPSRLDPVQKGCQLLADILYETVSRYWQQNLQIIFVANGDFQQHFKDIVNFHKLHDRVAVCHFDEQLSRQAYGAADFILMPSRFEPCGLPQMIGPIYGTLPVAHNTGGIHDTVTQLDHRNNQGNGFLFDYYDAPGLFWACEQAMNFYNQPAAVKQTQIGRIMTESAATFNHSVTASHYINLYETMLERPLINPDFANQQQEVKD